The following are from one region of the Hydrogenophaga sp. BPS33 genome:
- a CDS encoding quinone oxidoreductase family protein — MSEQTSRAVRIHAPGGPEQLVVDTVSVGEPGPGQVRIHHRAIGLNFIDVYQRTGLYPFPMPLSLGMEGAGVVEAVGEGVTHLKAGDRAAYAANPPGAYCDVRVMPAMNVCRLPDLIDFETGAAMMLKGLTAQYLLKRCKPVEGMDAGDFVLFHAAAGGVGLIACQWAKALGLQLIATAGSDEKCAMALEHGASHAINYRTEDFAARVKDITNGQGVKVVYDSVGKDTFDKSLECLRPFGLMISFGNASGPVAPFAPAVLAKNSLYVTRQTLFTHITSRERTQAMADDLFAVVEGGKVKIRIDQRFALTDVQAAHQSLEARATTGCTVLLP, encoded by the coding sequence ATGAGCGAACAAACCAGCCGTGCCGTGCGCATCCATGCCCCTGGCGGTCCCGAACAACTCGTGGTCGATACGGTGAGCGTTGGCGAGCCCGGACCGGGGCAGGTGCGTATCCACCACCGCGCGATCGGGTTGAACTTCATCGACGTCTACCAGCGCACCGGCCTGTACCCCTTCCCCATGCCCCTGTCGCTCGGCATGGAGGGCGCTGGCGTGGTCGAAGCCGTGGGCGAAGGCGTGACCCACCTCAAGGCCGGTGACCGCGCGGCCTACGCGGCCAACCCGCCGGGTGCCTATTGCGACGTGCGCGTGATGCCGGCCATGAACGTGTGCCGTTTGCCTGACCTGATCGACTTCGAGACCGGCGCGGCCATGATGCTCAAGGGCCTGACGGCGCAGTACCTGCTCAAGCGCTGCAAACCCGTGGAGGGCATGGATGCGGGCGACTTCGTGCTGTTCCATGCCGCCGCCGGTGGCGTGGGCTTGATCGCCTGCCAGTGGGCCAAGGCACTCGGCCTGCAACTGATCGCCACCGCCGGTTCCGATGAAAAGTGCGCGATGGCGCTGGAACACGGCGCGAGCCACGCCATCAACTACCGCACCGAGGACTTCGCCGCGCGCGTCAAGGACATCACCAACGGCCAAGGCGTCAAGGTGGTCTACGACTCCGTGGGCAAGGACACGTTCGACAAATCGCTCGAGTGCCTGCGGCCTTTTGGTCTCATGATCAGCTTCGGCAACGCCTCCGGCCCGGTGGCGCCGTTCGCGCCGGCCGTGCTGGCCAAGAACTCGCTGTACGTGACGCGCCAGACCCTGTTCACCCACATCACCAGCCGCGAACGCACCCAGGCCATGGCCGACGACCTGTTCGCGGTGGTCGAAGGCGGCAAAGTGAAGATCCGCATCGACCAGCGCTTTGCGCTGACGGACGTGCAGGCCGCGCACCAGAGCCTGGAGGCGCGTGCGACCACGGGTTGCACCGTGTTGCTGCCCTGA
- a CDS encoding bifunctional riboflavin kinase/FAD synthetase yields MKIFRGSRPCSPESPGCALTIGNFDGVHRGHQAMLALLNNEAQHRGVPSCVMTFEPHPRDYFAALHHKPELAPARIATLRDKLQELERCGVDECVVLPFNARLANQAPEAFIEDTLVRAFGARYVLVGDDFRFGAKRAGDYAMLDAAGNRLGFDVARMQSYEVHGLRVSSSAVREALGAGRMEDVAALLGRPYSVSGHVVHGRKLGRQLAESSPGKGDGFRTLNLRFSHWKPAASGIFAVHVHGLGPHPDSPPLPGVANLGVRPSLDPDDVNGGRVLLETHCLEWPAEMAARLPEGEAYGKIVRVELLHKLHDELKYDSLNALTQGIARDCDDARTFFASLHTQTHRQTTRDRI; encoded by the coding sequence ATGAAAATCTTTCGCGGTTCGCGCCCTTGTTCCCCCGAATCCCCGGGCTGCGCCCTGACCATCGGCAACTTCGACGGCGTGCACCGCGGGCACCAGGCCATGCTGGCCTTGCTCAACAACGAAGCCCAGCACCGCGGCGTGCCCAGCTGCGTGATGACCTTCGAACCGCATCCGCGCGACTATTTCGCGGCCCTGCACCACAAGCCCGAGCTGGCACCCGCGCGCATTGCCACGCTGCGCGACAAACTGCAGGAGCTGGAGCGCTGCGGCGTCGACGAGTGCGTGGTGCTGCCTTTCAACGCCCGGCTGGCCAACCAGGCACCCGAGGCGTTCATCGAAGACACGCTGGTGCGCGCCTTCGGCGCACGGTATGTGCTGGTGGGCGACGATTTCCGCTTCGGCGCCAAGCGTGCGGGCGACTACGCCATGCTCGACGCCGCGGGCAACCGACTGGGCTTCGATGTGGCCCGCATGCAGAGCTACGAGGTGCACGGCCTGCGCGTTTCCAGTTCCGCGGTGCGTGAAGCCCTGGGCGCGGGCCGCATGGAGGACGTGGCGGCCCTGCTGGGCCGGCCCTACAGCGTCAGCGGCCACGTGGTGCATGGCCGCAAGCTGGGCCGGCAACTGGCCGAGAGCAGCCCGGGCAAGGGGGACGGCTTTCGCACGCTCAACCTGCGCTTCTCGCACTGGAAACCGGCGGCCAGCGGCATCTTTGCGGTGCACGTGCACGGCCTGGGCCCCCACCCCGATTCGCCGCCTTTGCCGGGTGTGGCCAACCTCGGCGTGCGCCCGTCGCTGGACCCGGATGACGTCAACGGCGGGCGCGTGCTGCTGGAAACCCATTGCCTCGAATGGCCGGCAGAGATGGCCGCACGCCTGCCCGAGGGAGAGGCCTACGGTAAAATCGTGCGCGTGGAACTGCTGCACAAACTGCACGACGAGCTGAAATACGACAGCCTCAATGCCCTGACCCAGGGCATCGCGAGAGACTGCGACGACGCACGCACGTTCTTCGCCTCGCTGCACACCCAAACCCACCGGCAGACCACGCGCGATCGAATTTAG
- a CDS encoding Na/Pi cotransporter family protein — protein sequence MKHLLDLLAAIALLVWGTHLVRAGVLRVFGSNLRQFLAASMGNRITAALSGLGVTALVQSSTATALITASFVGRGLIALPAALAVMLGADVGTALMAVVFSFDLSWLSPLFIFLGVTLFISRQGTQVGDFGRVLIGLGLLLLALRLIGSATGVLTQNPAVQLMLESLTSDRMLEILLGAVLAVAAYSSLAVVLLASSLAVQVVGLDVALGIVLGANLGSGLLAVITTAKAGNSTRQVPLGNLLFKLLGVTIAIGLIPLWTRFMEPLVQDPATLTVLFHLSFNLMVGLLFIGLTTPIARMVNRLLPLKKSKDKSALERPNHLDPSALATPSLAISCAAREAMHQADIVETMLRGVLTVIRNNDAKLSQDLRKLDDTVDDLYSSIKYYLTKISRQQLSEEEGRRWTDIISFTINMEQIGDTVERVLLDIEDKKIRKGRNFSEAGMAEITELHTHLIDNLRLGMSVFLSGNVRDAQKLLEEKVRFRDMEREYAATHLDRLSVMTQQSMDTSALHLDLISDLKRINSHICSIAYPILDSAGVLAPSRLREGLK from the coding sequence ATGAAACATCTGTTGGACCTTCTCGCGGCCATCGCCCTGCTGGTGTGGGGCACACACCTCGTGCGGGCCGGCGTGCTGCGCGTCTTCGGCAGCAACCTGCGGCAGTTCCTGGCCGCCAGCATGGGCAACCGCATCACCGCCGCGCTCTCGGGCCTGGGTGTCACGGCCCTGGTGCAATCGAGCACCGCCACCGCCCTCATCACCGCGTCCTTCGTGGGCCGAGGCCTCATTGCCTTGCCCGCCGCCCTGGCGGTGATGCTGGGCGCGGACGTGGGCACCGCGCTCATGGCGGTGGTGTTTTCGTTCGATCTGTCGTGGCTCTCGCCACTGTTCATCTTCCTGGGCGTCACGCTGTTCATTTCACGCCAAGGCACACAGGTGGGCGACTTCGGGCGCGTGCTGATCGGCCTGGGTCTCTTGCTGCTGGCCCTGCGCCTCATCGGCAGCGCCACCGGGGTGCTCACGCAGAACCCGGCGGTGCAGCTCATGCTGGAGTCGCTCACCAGCGACCGCATGCTCGAAATCCTGCTGGGCGCCGTCCTCGCGGTGGCGGCCTATTCGAGTCTGGCGGTGGTGTTGCTGGCCTCCTCCCTGGCAGTGCAGGTGGTGGGGCTGGACGTGGCGCTGGGCATCGTGCTCGGCGCCAACCTGGGCAGCGGCCTGCTGGCCGTCATCACCACCGCCAAGGCCGGCAACAGCACCCGCCAGGTCCCCTTGGGCAACCTGCTCTTCAAGCTGCTGGGCGTGACCATTGCGATTGGCCTCATCCCCCTGTGGACGCGCTTCATGGAGCCCCTGGTGCAGGATCCGGCCACACTCACCGTGCTGTTCCACCTGAGTTTCAACCTGATGGTGGGCCTTCTCTTCATCGGCCTCACCACACCCATCGCCCGCATGGTGAACCGCCTGCTGCCGCTGAAGAAGAGCAAGGACAAGAGCGCGCTGGAGCGGCCCAACCACCTCGACCCGTCCGCGCTGGCCACACCGTCGCTGGCCATCTCCTGCGCGGCGCGCGAGGCCATGCACCAGGCCGACATCGTGGAAACCATGCTGCGTGGCGTGCTCACCGTGATCCGCAACAACGACGCCAAGCTCTCGCAGGACCTGCGCAAACTGGACGACACGGTCGACGACCTCTATTCGTCGATCAAGTACTACCTCACCAAGATCTCGCGCCAGCAACTCAGTGAAGAAGAAGGCCGGCGCTGGACCGACATCATCAGCTTCACCATCAACATGGAGCAGATCGGCGACACCGTCGAGCGCGTGCTGCTCGACATCGAGGACAAGAAGATCCGCAAGGGCCGCAACTTCTCCGAGGCGGGCATGGCCGAGATCACCGAACTGCACACGCACCTGATCGACAACCTGCGCCTGGGCATGAGCGTGTTTCTCAGTGGCAACGTGCGCGACGCGCAGAAACTGCTGGAAGAGAAAGTGCGCTTTCGCGACATGGAGCGCGAATACGCCGCCACCCACCTGGACCGGCTCTCGGTCATGACGCAACAGAGCATGGACACCAGCGCGCTGCACCTGGACCTGATCAGCGATCTCAAGCGCATCAACTCGCACATCTGCTCGATCGCATACCCCATCCTCGACAGCGCTGGCGTGCTCGCGCCCAGCCGCCTGCGCGAGGGGTTGAAGTGA
- the lspA gene encoding signal peptidase II has product MQAQRNSHIWPWLGLAAAILVADQVIKQWIVAVYQLGDSTFVTSFFNIVRVHNSGAAFSFLAGASGWQRWFFTAVGVGASVFIVWMLRSHPGQKLFAFALACILGGALGNVIDRLWHSYVVDYLDFHWPFLAGLFPGGHFPSFNLADIAISVGAVALILDEILRVRRSRRPS; this is encoded by the coding sequence ATGCAAGCCCAACGCAACAGCCACATCTGGCCCTGGCTGGGCCTGGCGGCCGCCATCCTGGTGGCCGATCAGGTCATCAAGCAATGGATCGTAGCGGTGTACCAGTTGGGCGACAGCACCTTCGTCACCAGCTTCTTCAACATCGTGCGCGTGCACAACAGCGGCGCGGCGTTCTCGTTCCTCGCGGGCGCGAGCGGCTGGCAGCGCTGGTTCTTCACCGCCGTGGGCGTGGGCGCATCCGTCTTCATTGTCTGGATGCTGCGTTCGCACCCGGGCCAGAAGCTGTTCGCGTTCGCGCTGGCTTGCATCCTGGGCGGTGCGCTGGGCAACGTGATCGACCGCCTGTGGCACAGCTACGTAGTCGACTACCTCGACTTCCACTGGCCATTCCTGGCCGGCCTCTTTCCCGGCGGCCATTTCCCCTCGTTCAATCTTGCCGACATCGCGATCTCGGTGGGTGCCGTGGCGCTGATCCTGGACGAGATACTGCGCGTGCGCCGCAGCCGCCGCCCCAGCTAA
- the ileS gene encoding isoleucine--tRNA ligase: MSDAPTDYRSTLNLPDTPFPMRGDLPKREPGWAKAWNQDGLYKRLRGARAGAPLFVLHDGPPYANGQIHMGHAVNKVLKDMIVKSRQLAGFDAQYIPGWDCHGLPIENAIEKKHGRNLSRDDMQAKSRAYATEQIDQQREDFKRLGILGDWERPYRTMDFANEAGELRAFKRVIERGFVYRGLKPVYWCFDCGSSLAEFEIEYADKKSDTLDVAFETHNGAALAKAFGLSALPAGKSAFAVIWTTTAWTIPANQALNAHPELNYALVDTPRGVLLLAESLVEKCLERYQLEGSVIATAKGEALRDQVFRHPLYDVDAGYRRLSPLYLADYVSDSDGTGLVHSAPAYGLDDFNSCVSHGLKYDDILNPVQGNGAYAPDFPLFGGQHIWKAVPAILEALKNAGRLMATQPITHSYPHCWRHKTPVIYRAAAQWFIRMDEGEGVFTKDKAPRTLRETALAAIEHTHFFPENGKARLHDMIANRPDWCISRQRSWGVPIPFFLHKDSGELHPRTMEILDQAADIVEKGGIEAWSRVTAEEILGAEDAPKYTKSQDILEVWFDSGSTFQHVLRGSHAKAYVNGDFHQEGPEADLYLEGHDQHRGWFHSSLLLGCALYDRAPYRGLLTHGFTVDSQGRKMSKSLGNGIDPQDVTKKLGAEIIRLWVAASDYSGDIAGDDKILARVVDAYRRIRNTLRFLLANVSDFDPAVDAVPHDQMLEIDRYALARAAQFQAEILAHFDVYEFHPVVAKLQVYCSEDLGAFYLDVLKDRLYTTAPKSLARRSAQTALHEITHAMLRWMAPFMSFTAEEAWPVLAGAKSQGSIFFETYADLPQANEGLLAKWTRICEVRNLVNKEIETVRAAGQVGSSLQANVRLTAPADDHALLASLGQDLKFALIVSAVELLQGDALAVQVVPSTAVKCERCWHYRNDVGSDAAHPTLCGRCTSNLFGAGEPRTVA, encoded by the coding sequence ATGTCCGACGCCCCCACCGACTACCGCAGCACCCTGAACCTGCCCGACACGCCCTTCCCCATGCGCGGCGACCTGCCCAAGCGCGAGCCGGGCTGGGCCAAGGCCTGGAACCAGGACGGTCTCTACAAGCGCCTGCGTGGCGCCCGCGCTGGCGCGCCACTGTTCGTGCTGCACGACGGCCCGCCCTACGCCAACGGCCAGATCCACATGGGCCACGCCGTCAACAAGGTGCTCAAGGACATGATCGTCAAGAGCCGCCAGCTGGCCGGCTTCGACGCGCAGTACATCCCCGGCTGGGACTGCCACGGCCTGCCGATCGAGAACGCAATCGAGAAGAAGCACGGCCGCAACCTCAGCCGCGACGACATGCAGGCCAAGAGCCGCGCCTATGCCACCGAGCAGATCGACCAGCAGCGCGAAGACTTCAAGCGCCTGGGCATCCTGGGCGACTGGGAGCGGCCCTACCGCACCATGGACTTCGCCAACGAAGCCGGCGAGCTGCGCGCGTTCAAGCGCGTGATCGAACGCGGCTTCGTCTACCGCGGCCTGAAGCCGGTGTACTGGTGCTTCGACTGCGGCTCCTCGCTGGCCGAGTTCGAGATCGAATACGCCGACAAGAAGAGCGACACGCTGGACGTGGCCTTCGAAACCCACAATGGCGCGGCGCTGGCCAAGGCCTTCGGCCTGAGCGCCCTGCCCGCGGGCAAGAGCGCCTTTGCCGTCATCTGGACCACCACCGCCTGGACCATCCCCGCCAACCAGGCGCTCAACGCCCACCCCGAGCTGAACTACGCGCTGGTCGACACGCCGCGCGGCGTGCTGCTGCTGGCCGAGTCGCTGGTCGAAAAATGCCTGGAGCGCTACCAGCTCGAAGGCAGCGTGATCGCCACCGCCAAGGGCGAAGCCCTGCGCGACCAGGTCTTCCGCCATCCCCTGTACGACGTCGACGCCGGCTACCGCCGCCTCTCCCCGCTGTACCTGGCCGACTACGTGAGCGACAGCGACGGCACCGGCCTCGTGCACTCGGCGCCGGCCTACGGCCTGGACGACTTCAATTCCTGCGTGTCGCATGGCCTGAAGTACGACGACATCCTCAACCCCGTGCAGGGCAACGGCGCCTATGCGCCCGACTTCCCGCTGTTCGGCGGGCAGCACATCTGGAAGGCCGTGCCCGCCATCCTGGAGGCGCTGAAGAACGCCGGCCGCCTGATGGCCACGCAGCCCATCACCCACAGCTACCCGCACTGCTGGCGCCACAAGACGCCGGTGATCTACCGCGCCGCTGCGCAATGGTTCATCCGCATGGACGAGGGCGAAGGCGTGTTCACCAAGGACAAGGCGCCACGCACCCTTCGCGAGACCGCACTGGCGGCGATCGAACACACCCATTTCTTCCCGGAAAACGGCAAGGCGCGCCTGCACGACATGATCGCCAACCGGCCCGACTGGTGCATCTCGCGCCAGCGCAGCTGGGGCGTGCCGATCCCGTTCTTCCTGCACAAGGACTCGGGCGAGCTGCACCCGCGCACCATGGAGATCCTCGACCAGGCGGCCGACATCGTCGAGAAGGGCGGCATCGAGGCCTGGAGCCGCGTGACGGCCGAAGAGATCCTGGGCGCCGAGGACGCGCCGAAGTACACCAAGAGCCAGGACATCCTGGAGGTGTGGTTCGATTCGGGCTCGACCTTCCAGCACGTGCTGCGCGGCAGCCACGCCAAGGCCTATGTCAACGGCGACTTCCACCAGGAAGGGCCGGAGGCCGACCTGTACCTCGAAGGCCATGACCAGCACCGCGGCTGGTTCCACTCGTCCCTGCTGCTGGGCTGCGCGCTGTACGACCGCGCGCCCTACCGCGGCCTGCTCACCCACGGTTTCACCGTGGACAGCCAGGGCCGCAAGATGAGCAAGTCGCTGGGCAATGGCATCGACCCGCAGGACGTCACGAAGAAGCTGGGCGCCGAGATCATCCGCCTGTGGGTGGCCGCGAGCGACTACTCGGGCGACATCGCCGGCGACGACAAGATCCTCGCGCGTGTGGTCGACGCCTACCGCCGCATCCGCAACACGCTGCGCTTCCTGCTGGCCAACGTGAGCGACTTCGACCCCGCGGTCGACGCGGTGCCGCACGACCAGATGCTGGAGATCGACCGCTACGCGCTGGCGCGCGCGGCGCAGTTCCAGGCCGAGATCCTGGCGCACTTCGACGTCTACGAATTCCACCCGGTGGTGGCCAAGCTGCAGGTGTACTGCTCGGAAGACCTGGGCGCGTTCTACCTCGACGTGCTCAAGGACCGCCTCTACACCACCGCGCCCAAGAGCCTCGCGCGGCGCAGCGCACAGACCGCGCTGCACGAGATCACGCACGCCATGCTGCGCTGGATGGCGCCTTTCATGAGCTTCACCGCCGAGGAAGCGTGGCCGGTGCTGGCCGGCGCGAAGAGCCAGGGCTCGATCTTCTTCGAGACCTACGCCGACCTGCCTCAAGCCAACGAAGGGCTGCTGGCGAAGTGGACGCGCATCTGTGAAGTGCGCAACCTGGTGAACAAGGAGATCGAGACCGTGCGCGCGGCGGGTCAGGTGGGTTCATCGCTGCAAGCCAACGTGCGCCTCACCGCCCCGGCCGACGACCACGCGCTGCTGGCCTCGTTGGGCCAGGACCTCAAGTTCGCCCTGATCGTCTCCGCCGTGGAGCTGCTGCAGGGCGATGCGCTCGCGGTGCAGGTCGTGCCATCGACCGCCGTCAAATGCGAGCGCTGCTGGCACTACCGCAACGACGTGGGCAGCGACGCCGCGCACCCCACGCTGTGCGGGCGCTGCACCAGCAACCTGTTCGGCGCGGGTGAACCGCGCACGGTGGCCTGA
- a CDS encoding aminotransferase class V-fold PLP-dependent enzyme, translating into MPGLLPQIDPDGLLEFSVVYTDRALNHMSKRFQGVMTDISAMLKRVYGAHSAVLVPGSGTFGMESVARQFAHGQHVLVIRNGWFSYRWTQIFEMGSIPASHTVMKARPTGSGAQAAWAPAPIEEVVATIAREKPALVFAPHVETAAGMILPDGYLKAVADAVHAVGGLFVLDCIASGAMWVDMNATGVDILISAPQKGWSSSPCCAMVMLSERARKAIDATQSTTFAMDLKKWLQIMETYEGGGHAYHTTLPTDALTRLRDTMKETEAYGFERVRQEQVELGAQVRALLERHGFPSVAAPGFQAPGVVVSHTTDPDIQSSKKFLAQGLQTAAGVPLQCDEGADFKTFRIGLFGLDKWHDVPATLRHLEQALARVAPRVAQPA; encoded by the coding sequence ATGCCCGGATTGCTGCCCCAGATCGACCCCGACGGCCTGCTCGAGTTCTCGGTGGTCTACACCGACCGCGCGCTCAACCACATGTCCAAACGCTTCCAGGGTGTGATGACCGACATCTCGGCCATGCTCAAACGCGTGTATGGCGCGCATTCGGCGGTGCTGGTGCCCGGCAGCGGCACTTTCGGCATGGAGTCGGTGGCGCGCCAGTTCGCCCACGGCCAGCACGTGCTGGTGATCCGCAATGGCTGGTTCAGCTACCGCTGGACGCAGATCTTCGAGATGGGCAGCATTCCCGCCAGCCACACCGTGATGAAGGCCCGCCCCACCGGCAGCGGCGCGCAGGCCGCCTGGGCGCCCGCGCCGATCGAGGAGGTCGTGGCCACCATCGCGCGCGAGAAGCCCGCGCTGGTGTTCGCACCGCACGTGGAAACCGCCGCCGGCATGATCCTGCCCGACGGCTACCTCAAGGCCGTGGCGGACGCGGTGCACGCGGTGGGCGGCCTGTTCGTGCTCGACTGCATCGCTTCCGGTGCGATGTGGGTCGACATGAACGCCACGGGCGTGGACATCCTGATCTCGGCACCGCAAAAAGGCTGGAGCAGCTCGCCGTGTTGCGCCATGGTCATGCTCAGCGAGCGCGCGCGCAAGGCCATCGACGCCACACAGAGCACCACCTTTGCGATGGACCTCAAGAAGTGGCTGCAGATCATGGAAACCTATGAAGGCGGCGGCCATGCCTACCACACCACCCTGCCGACCGACGCGCTCACGCGGCTGCGCGACACCATGAAGGAAACCGAGGCCTACGGCTTCGAGCGCGTGCGCCAGGAGCAGGTGGAGCTCGGCGCGCAGGTGCGTGCGCTGCTGGAGCGCCATGGCTTCCCGAGCGTGGCCGCGCCGGGTTTCCAGGCTCCGGGCGTGGTGGTGAGCCACACGACCGACCCGGACATCCAGTCGAGCAAGAAATTTCTGGCCCAAGGCCTGCAGACGGCTGCCGGTGTGCCGCTGCAGTGCGACGAAGGCGCGGACTTCAAGACCTTCCGCATCGGCCTCTTCGGCCTGGACAAGTGGCACGACGTGCCCGCCACCCTGCGGCATCTGGAGCAAGCCCTGGCACGGGTGGCACCGAGGGTCGCGCAGCCGGCGTGA
- a CDS encoding HNH endonuclease, with amino-acid sequence MKVLKLSAQGLPQSWISLEEAVLHYAADEVRWEMGAEIAVFHGGHNAVTGRQSIITVNSIIGTQGVPRINPFDLRPTLTNSKLFARDRNVCAYCGENCQEEACTREHIVPLGQNGRDTWMNVVTACKSCNHRKGNRTPEQAHMGLLYAPYVPSLWEDFILRNRRILADQMEFLMAHLPKSSRLHA; translated from the coding sequence TTGAAGGTCTTGAAACTCTCCGCGCAGGGGTTGCCACAGTCGTGGATCAGCCTGGAGGAAGCCGTGTTGCACTATGCGGCGGATGAAGTGCGCTGGGAGATGGGGGCCGAGATCGCGGTGTTCCACGGCGGGCACAACGCGGTCACGGGCCGCCAGTCCATCATCACCGTCAATTCGATCATCGGCACCCAGGGCGTGCCGCGCATCAACCCCTTCGACCTGCGTCCCACGCTGACCAACAGCAAGCTGTTTGCGCGCGACCGCAATGTGTGCGCGTATTGCGGCGAGAACTGCCAGGAGGAGGCCTGCACGCGTGAGCACATCGTGCCGCTGGGGCAGAACGGGCGTGACACCTGGATGAACGTGGTGACGGCCTGCAAGTCGTGCAACCACCGCAAGGGCAACCGCACGCCCGAGCAGGCGCACATGGGCTTGTTGTATGCGCCCTATGTGCCCAGCCTGTGGGAAGACTTCATTCTGCGCAACCGGCGCATCCTGGCGGACCAGATGGAGTTCCTGATGGCGCACCTGCCCAAGAGTTCGCGCCTGCACGCATAG
- a CDS encoding DMT family transporter, translated as MPSTDHARLSPATLALLIIPPLLWAGNAVVGRMMQGVIPPVTLNFVRWALAFLLLLPMAGWVLRPGPHGMWPHWRRFALLGLLGVGTYNALQYLALKTSSPMNVTLVASSGPVWVLMIGRIFYGVAISRRAALGAALSLAGVAVVLSHGRVENLLAVRFALGDGLMLLASMLWSFYSWQLARPEPTHIQSDWSAFLLAQVVMGVGWSGLYAAGEWMLLPPLADGASHIRWGWPLAAGLLYVALGPSLLAYRCWGAAIGRAGPTIAALFNNLTPLFAALMSATLLNEPPHLFHAVSFVLIVCGILISSSPRR; from the coding sequence ATGCCATCGACCGACCACGCACGCCTGTCCCCCGCCACGCTCGCACTGCTCATCATCCCGCCGTTGCTGTGGGCGGGCAATGCGGTGGTGGGGCGCATGATGCAAGGGGTGATCCCCCCGGTCACGCTGAACTTCGTGCGCTGGGCCTTGGCCTTCCTGCTGTTGTTGCCCATGGCGGGCTGGGTGCTGCGCCCCGGCCCCCACGGCATGTGGCCGCATTGGCGCCGCTTCGCGCTGCTGGGCCTGCTGGGCGTGGGCACGTACAACGCGCTCCAGTACCTGGCCCTGAAGACCTCGTCGCCCATGAACGTCACGCTGGTGGCCTCCAGCGGCCCGGTGTGGGTGCTGATGATCGGGAGGATCTTCTACGGCGTGGCCATTTCACGCCGTGCCGCATTGGGCGCGGCTTTGTCGCTCGCGGGCGTGGCGGTGGTGTTGTCGCATGGGCGGGTGGAAAACCTTCTGGCGGTGCGGTTCGCGTTGGGTGATGGCTTGATGCTGCTGGCCTCGATGCTGTGGTCTTTCTACAGCTGGCAACTCGCACGCCCTGAACCGACCCACATCCAGAGCGACTGGTCCGCCTTTCTGTTGGCCCAGGTGGTCATGGGCGTGGGCTGGTCGGGCCTGTACGCGGCCGGCGAATGGATGCTGCTGCCGCCTTTGGCCGACGGTGCGTCGCACATTCGGTGGGGTTGGCCCTTGGCGGCCGGGCTGCTCTACGTGGCGCTCGGGCCGTCCTTGCTCGCCTACCGCTGCTGGGGCGCGGCGATCGGGCGCGCGGGGCCCACCATCGCCGCCCTGTTCAACAACCTCACACCCTTGTTCGCCGCGCTGATGTCGGCCACGCTGCTCAACGAACCCCCGCACCTGTTCCACGCGGTGAGCTTCGTGCTGATCGTGTGCGGCATCCTCATTTCTTCTTCGCCACGGCGCTGA
- a CDS encoding lysophospholipid acyltransferase family protein, producing MTRGVVAWIGRTGLRLAGWHVDPTVPTVPKYVLLAAPHTSNWDFVVMMAAGMALGIWPHWVGKHTLFSWPFGALARALRGIAVDRRAPANMVAQLSHAFARHERLVLVMPAEGTRGYARHWKSGFYRVSLAAGVPVAMGYVDFTTRTAAIGPVWMPTGDVRADMDVVRAFYAGRQGRHPERQGPIRLAAEDQLDTTS from the coding sequence TTGACGCGCGGCGTCGTCGCCTGGATCGGCCGCACGGGCCTTCGCCTGGCCGGTTGGCACGTGGACCCGACGGTGCCCACGGTGCCCAAGTACGTTCTTCTGGCCGCCCCCCACACCAGCAACTGGGATTTCGTGGTGATGATGGCCGCAGGCATGGCGCTGGGCATCTGGCCGCACTGGGTGGGCAAGCACACCTTGTTCAGTTGGCCTTTCGGCGCGCTGGCGCGGGCGTTGCGCGGCATTGCGGTCGACCGGCGCGCGCCCGCGAACATGGTGGCTCAACTAAGCCACGCATTTGCCCGGCACGAACGCCTGGTGCTGGTGATGCCCGCGGAGGGCACGCGGGGCTATGCGCGCCACTGGAAGAGCGGCTTCTACCGGGTCTCGCTGGCCGCGGGCGTGCCGGTGGCCATGGGTTACGTCGACTTCACCACCAGAACCGCAGCCATCGGGCCGGTGTGGATGCCCACGGGCGATGTGCGCGCCGACATGGATGTGGTGCGCGCCTTCTACGCCGGGCGGCAAGGGCGCCACCCCGAGCGACAGGGGCCGATACGGCTGGCGGCCGAAGATCAGCTCGACACCACGAGCTGA